The genomic window CGTTTTTACGCCAACGGAAATATATTCCACTATGAGTTAAAAAATGCTATTGTAAGAAGGCTAAATCAAAATGACGCTGAATATTTCATAAATGCAGGCGGAACAAAACAAGAAGGAATTGAATTGGAAACAGCCTTATGGATCATCAAAAACAATACTTCATGGTTAACAGGATTACAGCTAAGAAGCAATTATACCTGGAGCCGATTTAAATTTGAAGATTTTGTAAGCGGCACTAGCAATTATGCGGGTAACCAACTTACCGGTGTTCCAAAAAATTTATGGGTTAATAGTCTGGAATTTAACTTTAAAAAAGAACTTTACCTCTTTGCGCAACACAACTACACCTCAGCGATTCCGCTAAATGATGCCAATACAACCTTTTCTAAAAGGTATCATCTGCTTGAAGTAAAAGCCGGAATAAAAAACCTAAGGCTAAGCAGAACCCGCCTTGATTTCTTTGCGGGTGTAAACAACCTACTTGATGTTAATTACAGCCTGGGCAATGATTTAAACGCCGCAAATGGGAGGTATTTTAACCCAGCCCCAGGAATTAATTTTTATACTGGTCTTTCTATTACATTGTAATCTTTAAATCGCATCATATAAATTGAACATCCATATGATGCGAGTATGCTATAAGCTAAAAGGCTTCTTGTTTTTCTCTTTCCCTGATGATCACATCACTAACTACTATTTCTATTGCATAGCGTTTTTTACCGTCTGTACCATCATAAATATTTGTTTGTAACCTACCTTCTACCCTTAAGCCTGTACCCTTTTTAACCTGAGTTTCGGCAAGCTCGGCTTTTGCATTCCAGAAAGTTAAATTAAACCATTGCACTCTTTTTACTTCTTCACCCCCTGAATTTCTATAGGTTTCGTTTATGGCCAGGTTAACCTTTGCTAATTTTTGACTTCCAAAAGTTTTAATCTCTGCATCTGCTCCTGCAAATCCGCTCAATACTACCTTGTTAATTGCACTTTCCATGATCTTTAAATTTTAAGTTTCTAAATGTTTAACGAACAGTCATCACCTCGATAACCGACAGGACAAAATTGTGAACTGCATCGAAAATTAGTCGGATCGTAAACATTTATAGTCGTTTATAAACGTTTATACACGGAAAACATGCATTTAAAGCTTCAAGAGGCTGTTTTATATTTTTTTTATTCCACCATTTTATTTTATAAATTAGGTCATCATCCCATAATAAAAAAAGAAATTATTATGGAACGTTTATGTTTAGACTGCGGAACCCTGATTAGAGGAAGGGCCGATAAAAAATACTGCGATGATTCTTGTCGCAACAATTACAACAATCGCTTAAAGATTGAGGATAATCTAGTGATTAGAAGGATAAATAGCATACTAAGAAAGAATCGTGCTATCCTTGCTGCGCTTAATCCAAATGGTAAAACCAAGGTTACCGGCAAAAAGCTAATTTCCGCAGGTTTTAATTTTGAATACCATACTTATAGTTATGAAACCCAGAACAGTAACACATACATTTTCTGCTATGAATACGGTTATTTAATTTTAGGTGATAACAGGTACCTGCTGGTAAAAAGGGAAGAAAAGCTTTGGTTGACCTAGTTCAAAATGCTGTGGTTTGCCAGTGTTATTTCCAGCATAAAAAGACGCATATAATCTCCAGAAAATTTCAGCATAAAGTGCTGATCTGTAATTTGCTCAGCGTTAATCTATGTGATCAGCGGAAAATTAAGAACCATTATACAATTAACTTATCACTGGATTTAAACACCTAAAATTTATAGCAGGCTAATCGTATGATTTTTTTATTCAGGAGGTGATGATTAGTTTTATCACCTTATGATAAACTATAACAACAAGCTTTTTAAACCCATCAATAATACAGAAAATGGTGAAACATCAAACGAAACCATTTTTAGGTATAAACAAACAGGAAATATCCTTACTGCAGAATATGCAGGCGGAAAAATTATTTTCGGTCATTTGATTGGCTTAGTTGATGAAAACGGCAACATCGAAATGCGCTATCACCAGGTAAATAATCAGGGGGAACTCATGACCGGGATCTGCCATTCAAAGCCAGAACACTTAGCCAATGGCAAAATCAGACTTCATGAAACCTGGCAGTGGACATCGGGAGATAAATCAAAAGGACAATCAATTATCGAAGAACAATAAAGGCCTGGTTGATCAACAAGCTAAAACCGCTGCAGTAAATTAAACACAAATCCAATTTCTTTCACCACAGTTTTATTAGCCCATATGCCTCCAAAAGAAAATCCCATTAATCGAATGCCGTCTATATTACAAACCGCCTTCAATTTAGTTTACAGCCCGCTTGATTATCAAATAAATAACCTGCAAATAGAAAGTGAAAGTCGGGAATATGCAGCCTGTACTTTTGAATTAAACGGCCTAAAAATCAAGCACCGTCTTGCTAAAATTACCCCAACTAAAACCGGGCAATTTGTAACCATATGGAAGCGGAATGAAGCAGGGATCACTGCTCCGTTTAATGATCAGGATGAATTTGACCTATTAATAATATCTGCTAATAGCGTAGACCAATCTGGCCAGTTTATTTTTCCAAAAGCCATATTGGTACAACATAAAATTATCACCAAAAATGGAATAGAAGGTAAAAGAGGAATTAGGGTTTATCCTCCCTGGGATACAGTAGCAAGTAAACAGGCCGAGAAAACCCAACAATGGCAAGCGCCGTATTTTCTTCAGATCGATGTTAATGAAAATATCGATCTTGCAAGGGCGAAGAAATTAATCGGCAACGGAATTAAACAAACAGAATTTTAAAATCCCGGTCAAACTTAGCAAGTTTCGGGTAGTTTACCGTTTCTTTCCAAACTACTTTTGGATATAAATTATTCAAGACCATGAAAGCACAAGAAGAAATCAATTTCAACCGGATAGCCGAAGCCATAAGCTATATCAAGGCGAATTTTAAAACACAGCCTGGTTTAGAAGAAATTGCAGAGAGAGTAAATTTAAGCCCTTTTCACTTCCAAAGATTATTTAGCGAATGGGCGGGCACTACCCCTAAGCGTTTTTTGCAATACATTAGCATTGGTTATGCCAAAGAAATGCTGAAAGAAAACCAAAGTTTATTCGATACCGCATTAGAAACCGGCTTATCGGGAACCAGCAGGCTGCACGATCTGTTTGTGAACATTGAAGGGATGACACCGGGAGAATATAAAAACGGCGGCGAAAACCTCCACATCAATTATAGTTTTGCAGAAAGTCCCTTCGGTAATATCATTGTAGCCAGCACCTCAAAAGGAATCTGCCATATCGCTTTTTATGACGACGAAAACATTGCTTTGGCGAATTTGCAACGCCAATTCCCGGCAGCTCAATATCAGCAGATACTGGATAAAGAACAACAGAATGCATTATTTATTTTCAGTCACGACTGGAGCAAATTGCACCAGATTAAACTGCATTTAAAAGGTACTGATTTCCAGTTAAAAGTTTGGGAAGCTTTGTTAAAAATTCCTATGGGTAAATTGGCCACTTATGGTAACATTGCCAAACAATTACAAAATCCTAATGCATCCAGAGCGGTAGGTACTGCGATTGGCGATAATCCGGTAGCCTTTCTCATTCCTTGTCACCGGGTAATACAATCAAGCGGTGCTTTGGGCGGTTACCATTGGGGAGTGAACAGAAAAACAGCCATGATTGGCTGGGAGGCCTCAAAAACTAATGTTTAGCCCCGCATGATCAAACATGCAGATATTTCAACGGAAGAACTCAAAAAACATTTAAAAAACAAAGATATTTGTCTCGCTGGAAATGTCAGGTTGAAGATTTACGGATTACTTAAATGTAGATCAGGAAAGCGGATGAAGAAAGAAAACCGGATATTTTTCCATTCTGTAGATGAAGCGCTTCAACATGGCTACCGCCCTTGCGGGCATTGCTTAAAAATAGCATATAAACAATGGATTTATTCAACACTACAATAGATGTTAACCAAAATCTGCTCCCATACGGCGGAACAGTAAATTATTTCGGCAAATTATTCCCGGGATCCGAAGCCGATTATTATTTTGATATACTGATGAATACGGTTGAATGGAAAAATGACGAAGCTTTTATTATGGGCAAACACATCATCACCAAAAGAAAAGTAGCCTGGTACGGAGATGAAGCCTATTCTTATACCTACTCCAATAAATCGAAAATGGCCTTACCATGGACAAAGGAGTTACTGGAACTAAAAAAGATATCGGAGGAGCAAACAGGTACCGCATTTAACTCTTGTTTACTTAATTTATACCACAACGGTGATGAAGGCATGGCTTATCATAGCGACGACGAGAAGGCCTTAGCTAAAGATTCTGCCATTGCATCATTAAGTTTCGGTGCAGAACGAAGATTTCTTTTCAAACATAAAAAAACAAAAGAAACGGTAACCTTATTTTTAGAAAATGGAAGTCTATTGGTGATGAAAGATGAAACACAAACCAATTGGCTGCACCGCCTTCCACCAACCAAAAAAGTAAGTAAGCCAAGGATAAACCTCACCTTTAGAACGATGGTGGTTTAACCTTGGCTAGTTAAAATGTCTTATATTTTCCGCAATTGAGGCTTTACTTTATCAAAGAATTCCTGAAATACCATATTATCAGCATAAGGCATACCTGGAAATCCACAACTCTCGAAACAGATTCTCAGATAGTTGATAAATGTTGTGCCATTAGGTTCATTTAAAAACTTACTATCAATACTTTTTTCCTTATTTAACTGCAATGCATACGGAGGGCCCCCGCTAACATTATCTTTATGAAGATTGTCAGGAGATAGTTCCAGAAATGCAAAGCCAAAATCATCATCCTGAATGTATTCTTCCATTTCTTCCAGCCAGTATTGATCAGCTACCTGCGAAACACAGTCGGTTAAAGGTGCCACCTGAATAGGATCTGCCATCTCCCATAGAATATCTGAATCATCTTGGTAATTCCATGCAAAATTGCACGAGCCAACAATTTGGTAAAACATTTTCATCGACACTGGTAGTTTACCTACCAGTTCTATGTTCTGCTCTAATATATTAAGTAGTTCGTCCGTATTAGAGAAGGGCATCAATAATGCTTCGTCATTTCCCGTCTCATCTGCCCAGAAAACGTAATCAATATTCTTAAGTTCTTTATAGATAACCTCAAGATTGAATCTAACCCGTTGGAAAGTCTCAATCAATACTTTTTCAACATCGGGATAGTAACCAGGAGAAAATGCCTCTTCTCCTAATTTTTCAATATCGGTATAAACACTATGCGTTTCTCCGTTTTTATACCTTTCGTAAAAATTCATTATCTGCACCTAAATGGAATAAGCAATATAGACTAGTGCTTAAATTCTTTAATATCTACAATGCGGT from Flavobacterium sp. W4I14 includes these protein-coding regions:
- a CDS encoding hypothetical protein (product_source=Hypo-rule applied) translates to MERLCLDCGTLIRGRADKKYCDDSCRNNYNNRLKIEDNLVIRRINSILRKNRAILAALNPNGKTKVTGKKLISAGFNFEYHTYSYETQNSNTYIFCYEYGYLILGDNRYLLVKREEKLWLT
- a CDS encoding hypothetical protein (product_source=Hypo-rule applied; smart=SM00860); the protein is MNFYERYKNGETHSVYTDIEKLGEEAFSPGYYPDVEKVLIETFQRVRFNLEVIYKELKNIDYVFWADETGNDEALLMPFSNTDELLNILEQNIELVGKLPVSMKMFYQIVGSCNFAWNYQDDSDILWEMADPIQVAPLTDCVSQVADQYWLEEMEEYIQDDDFGFAFLELSPDNLHKDNVSGGPPYALQLNKEKSIDSKFLNEPNGTTFINYLRICFESCGFPGMPYADNMVFQEFFDKVKPQLRKI
- a CDS encoding alkylated DNA repair dioxygenase AlkB (product_source=COG3145; cath_funfam=2.60.120.590; cog=COG3145; pfam=PF13532; superfamily=51197); amino-acid sequence: MDLFNTTIDVNQNLLPYGGTVNYFGKLFPGSEADYYFDILMNTVEWKNDEAFIMGKHIITKRKVAWYGDEAYSYTYSNKSKMALPWTKELLELKKISEEQTGTAFNSCLLNLYHNGDEGMAYHSDDEKALAKDSAIASLSFGAERRFLFKHKKTKETVTLFLENGSLLVMKDETQTNWLHRLPPTKKVSKPRINLTFRTMVV
- a CDS encoding hypothetical protein (product_source=Hypo-rule applied; superfamily=56747), coding for MINYNNKLFKPINNTENGETSNETIFRYKQTGNILTAEYAGGKIIFGHLIGLVDENGNIEMRYHQVNNQGELMTGICHSKPEHLANGKIRLHETWQWTSGDKSKGQSIIEEQ
- a CDS encoding AraC family transcriptional regulator of adaptative response/methylated-DNA-[protein]-cysteine methyltransferase (product_source=KO:K10778; cath_funfam=1.10.10.10,1.10.10.60,3.30.160.70; cog=COG0350,COG2207; ko=KO:K10778; pfam=PF01035,PF02870,PF12833; smart=SM00342; superfamily=46689,46767,53155; tigrfam=TIGR00589); translation: MKAQEEINFNRIAEAISYIKANFKTQPGLEEIAERVNLSPFHFQRLFSEWAGTTPKRFLQYISIGYAKEMLKENQSLFDTALETGLSGTSRLHDLFVNIEGMTPGEYKNGGENLHINYSFAESPFGNIIVASTSKGICHIAFYDDENIALANLQRQFPAAQYQQILDKEQQNALFIFSHDWSKLHQIKLHLKGTDFQLKVWEALLKIPMGKLATYGNIAKQLQNPNASRAVGTAIGDNPVAFLIPCHRVIQSSGALGGYHWGVNRKTAMIGWEASKTNV
- a CDS encoding hypothetical protein (product_source=COG4815; cog=COG4815; pfam=PF08877): MPSILQTAFNLVYSPLDYQINNLQIESESREYAACTFELNGLKIKHRLAKITPTKTGQFVTIWKRNEAGITAPFNDQDEFDLLIISANSVDQSGQFIFPKAILVQHKIITKNGIEGKRGIRVYPPWDTVASKQAEKTQQWQAPYFLQIDVNENIDLARAKKLIGNGIKQTEF
- a CDS encoding single-strand DNA-binding protein (product_source=KO:K03111; cath_funfam=2.40.50.140; cog=COG0629; ko=KO:K03111; pfam=PF00436; superfamily=50249; tigrfam=TIGR00621), with amino-acid sequence MESAINKVVLSGFAGADAEIKTFGSQKLAKVNLAINETYRNSGGEEVKRVQWFNLTFWNAKAELAETQVKKGTGLRVEGRLQTNIYDGTDGKKRYAIEIVVSDVIIREREKQEAF